The Thomasclavelia ramosa DSM 1402 genome includes a region encoding these proteins:
- the cotE gene encoding outer spore coat protein CotE, translated as MANNIREIITQAVIAKGKKRTLNKYPFSIEGYDKILGCWITNHRYNAAFKDGKPVVLGTFDVHLWYSINDDSSLLKQTVSYLNELDLVKKETRNFDEGDELMVTCNREPKCISVNKLEDKVVIEIEKEISLSVVGKTTMRVETKAENETWDELENLTVDENFIK; from the coding sequence ATGGCAAATAATATTCGTGAAATCATTACTCAGGCAGTAATTGCTAAAGGGAAAAAAAGAACCCTTAATAAATATCCGTTTTCGATTGAAGGATATGACAAAATTCTAGGGTGTTGGATTACTAACCATCGTTATAACGCAGCTTTTAAAGATGGGAAACCTGTTGTTTTGGGAACTTTTGACGTTCATCTATGGTACAGTATCAATGATGATAGTAGTCTATTGAAGCAAACTGTAAGCTACTTAAACGAATTAGATTTAGTGAAAAAAGAAACCCGAAATTTTGATGAGGGTGATGAATTAATGGTTACCTGTAATCGTGAACCAAAATGTATTAGTGTAAATAAGTTGGAAGATAAAGTTGTCATTGAGATTGAAAAAGAAATCTCATTAAGTGTTGTTGGTAAAACAACAATGCGAGTAGAAACTAAAGCAGAGAATGAGACATGGGATGAATTAGAAAATTTAACAGTCGATGAAAATTTTATCAAATAA